Proteins encoded by one window of Pan troglodytes isolate AG18354 chromosome 16, NHGRI_mPanTro3-v2.0_pri, whole genome shotgun sequence:
- the GOLGA6L7 gene encoding golgin subfamily A member 6-like protein 7 isoform X3 — protein MMSEKTQQRKLAGTKEKKQQNRAQLKEENKASHQHQQALRRQLEAQDHTIRILMCQKTELETALHYSQDIARKFEEDSKDLAGRLHHSWHFAGELQRALSAEHERADRYIEELTKEREAMSLELFRNIITNEELKEKNAELQEKLRLVETEKSEIQLHIKELKRKLETDKIPLPQVQTNTLQEKMWRQEEELRDQEKLRKHKEMWRQEQRLRDQEKELREQQMRERKQQMREREEQMRKREEQMREREEQMREREEQMRKREEQMREREEQMREREEQMREREEQMREREEQMREREQQMRKREEQMREREQQMREREQQMREREEQMRKREEQMGKREEQMREWEEQMEREEQMGEQEEQMGEQEEQMRKREEQMGEQEEQMGEQEEQIRKQEEQMGEQEEQMRKQEEQMGEQEEQMRKQEEQMGEQEEQMGEQEEKMRKQEDQMRKQEEQMGEQEEQMRKQVERLQFKEERLWDEYEKMQEEEEKIRGQVEKRREKKERMGEQEEKMQEERCSEPCLPPSKYPSDMSHPGSLEPAREAGKGYSHDNRTAQQIMQLPPGMKNAQERPGLGSTSCIPFFYGGDKKKIKIINI, from the exons atgaTGTCCGAAAAAACCCAACAAAGAAAATTGGCTGGGACCAAGGAAAAG AAACAACAGAACCGAGCTCAGCTGAAAGAG GAAAATAAGGCAAGCCACCAACATCAGCAAGCCCTAAGGAGGCAGCTAGAG GCCCAGGATCATACCATACGAATCCTTATGTGTCAGAAAACTGAACTGGAAACAGCGCTCCATTACAGCCAGGATATTGCCAGGAAATTTGAAG AAGATTCCAAGGATCTGGCAGGCCGCCTGCATCATTCCTGGCACTTTGCAGGAGAGTTACAGCGGGCTCTCTCCGCAGAGCACGAGAGGGCGGACAGG TATATCGAGGAGTTAACAAAGGAGAGGGAAGCCATGAGTCTGGAGCTGTTCAGGAACAT CATAACCAATGAGGAGCTGAAGGAGAAAAACGCCGAACTACAAGAAAAACTTCGATTGGTAGAAACTGAAAAGTCTGAGATCCAGCTCCACATCAAGGAGCTAAAAAGGAAACTGGAGACGGACAAAATCCCGCTGCCACAG GTTCAAACCAACACTTTGCAGGAGAAgatgtggaggcaggaggaggagctaCGGGATCAGGAGAAGCTACGGAAGCACAAGGAGATGTGGAGACAGGAGCAGAGGCTGCGGGACCAGGAGAAGGAGCTGCGGGAGCAGCAGATGCGGGAGCGGAAGCAGCAGATGCGGGAGCGGGAGGAGCAGATGCGGAAGCGGGAGGAGCAGATGCGGGAGCGGGAGGAGCAGATGCGGGAGCGGGAGGAGCAGATGCGGAAGCGGGAGGAGCAGATGCGGGAGCGGGAGGAGCAGATGCGGGAGCGGGAGGAGCAGATGCGGGAGCGGGAGGAGCAGATGCGGGAGCGGGAGGAGCAGATGCGGGAGCGGGAGCAGCAGATGCGGAAGCGGGAGGAGCAGATGCGGGAGCGGGAGCAGCAGATGCGGGAGCGGGAGCAGCAGATGCGGGAGCGGGAGGAGCAGATGCGGAAGCGGGAGGAGCAGATGGGGAAGCGGGAGGAGCAGATGCGGGAGTGGGAGGAGCAGATGGAGCGGGAGGAGCAGATGGGGGAGCAGGAGGAGCAGATGGGGGAACAGGAGGAGCAGATGCGGAAGCGGGAGGAGCAGATGGGGGAGCAGGAGGAGCAGATGGGGGAGCAGGAGGAGCAGATCCGGAAGCAGGAGGAGCAGATGGGGGAGCAGGAGGAGCAGATGCGGAAGCAGGAGGAGCAGATGGGGGAGCAGGAGGAGCAGATGCGGAAGCAGGAGGAGCAGATGGGGGAGCAGGAGGAGCAGatgggggagcaggaggagaagatgaGGAAGCAGGAGGACCAGATGAGGAAGCAGGAGGAGCAGATGGGGGAGCAGGAGGAGCAGATGCGGAAGCAGGTGGAGAGGCTGCAATTCAAGGAGGAGAGGCTGTGGGATGAGTATGAGAAgatgcaggaggaggaggagaagatccGGGGGCAGGTGGAGAAGAGGCGGGAGAAGAAGGAGAGGATGGGagagcaggaggagaagatgcAGGAGGAGCGGTGCTCAgagccctgcctccctccctccaaatATCCTTCTGATATGAGCCACCCTGGCAGCCTGGAGCCTGCACGAGAGGCCGGGAAGGGTTATTCCCATGACAACCGCACTGCACAGCAGATCATGCAGCTGCCCCCTGGAATGAAGAACGCCCAGGAGCGCCCAGGCTTAGGCAGCACCTCCTGCATCCCATTCTTCTATGGAGGAGACAAGAAAAAGATCAAGATCATCAATATCTAA
- the GOLGA6L7 gene encoding golgin subfamily A member 6-like protein 7 isoform X2, whose amino-acid sequence MMSEKTQQRKLAGTKEKFPDYHQWNSAGVGTGATDTKKKKINNGTNPETTTSGGCHSPEDKQQNRAQLKEENKASHQHQQALRRQLEAQDHTIRILMCQKTELETALHYSQDIARKFEEDSKDLAGRLHHSWHFAGELQRALSAEHERADRYIEELTKEREAMSLELFRNIITNEELKEKNAELQEKLRLVETEKSEIQLHIKELKRKLETDKIPLPQVQTNTLQEKMWRQEEELRDQEKLRKHKEMWRQEQRLRDQEKELREQQMRERKQQMREREEQMRKREEQMREREEQMREREEQMRKREEQMREREEQMREREEQMREREEQMREREEQMREREQQMRKREEQMREREQQMREREQQMREREEQMRKREEQMGKREEQMREWEEQMEREEQMGEQEEQMGEQEEQMRKREEQMGEQEEQMGEQEEQIRKQEEQMGEQEEQMRKQEEQMGEQEEQMRKQEEQMGEQEEQMGEQEEKMRKQEDQMRKQEEQMGEQEEQMRKQVERLQFKEERLWDEYEKMQEEEEKIRGQVEKRREKKERMGEQEEKMQEERCSEPCLPPSKYPSDMSHPGSLEPAREAGKGYSHDNRTAQQIMQLPPGMKNAQERPGLGSTSCIPFFYGGDKKKIKIINI is encoded by the exons atgaTGTCCGAAAAAACCCAACAAAGAAAATTGGCTGGGACCAAGGAAAAG TTCCCAGACTATCATCAGTGGAACAGTGCTGGTGTTGGTACTGGAGCAACCGacaccaaaaagaagaaaataaataatggcaCTAACCCTGAGACAACCACTTCTGGGGGTTGCCATTCACCTGAGGAT AAACAACAGAACCGAGCTCAGCTGAAAGAG GAAAATAAGGCAAGCCACCAACATCAGCAAGCCCTAAGGAGGCAGCTAGAG GCCCAGGATCATACCATACGAATCCTTATGTGTCAGAAAACTGAACTGGAAACAGCGCTCCATTACAGCCAGGATATTGCCAGGAAATTTGAAG AAGATTCCAAGGATCTGGCAGGCCGCCTGCATCATTCCTGGCACTTTGCAGGAGAGTTACAGCGGGCTCTCTCCGCAGAGCACGAGAGGGCGGACAGG TATATCGAGGAGTTAACAAAGGAGAGGGAAGCCATGAGTCTGGAGCTGTTCAGGAACAT CATAACCAATGAGGAGCTGAAGGAGAAAAACGCCGAACTACAAGAAAAACTTCGATTGGTAGAAACTGAAAAGTCTGAGATCCAGCTCCACATCAAGGAGCTAAAAAGGAAACTGGAGACGGACAAAATCCCGCTGCCACAG GTTCAAACCAACACTTTGCAGGAGAAgatgtggaggcaggaggaggagctaCGGGATCAGGAGAAGCTACGGAAGCACAAGGAGATGTGGAGACAGGAGCAGAGGCTGCGGGACCAGGAGAAGGAGCTGCGGGAGCAGCAGATGCGGGAGCGGAAGCAGCAGATGCGGGAGCGGGAGGAGCAGATGCGGAAGCGGGAGGAGCAGATGCGGGAGCGGGAGGAGCAGATGCGGGAGCGGGAGGAGCAGATGCGGAAGCGGGAGGAGCAGATGCGGGAGCGGGAGGAGCAGATGCGGGAGCGGGAGGAGCAGATGCGGGAGCGGGAGGAGCAGATGCGGGAGCGGGAGGAGCAGATGCGGGAGCGGGAGCAGCAGATGCGGAAGCGGGAGGAGCAGATGCGGGAGCGGGAGCAGCAGATGCGGGAGCGGGAGCAGCAGATGCGGGAGCGGGAGGAGCAGATGCGGAAGCGGGAGGAGCAGATGGGGAAGCGGGAGGAGCAGATGCGGGAGTGGGAGGAGCAGATGGAGCGGGAGGAGCAGATGGGGGAGCAGGAGGAGCAGATGGGGGAACAGGAGGAGCAGATGCGGAAGCGGGAGGAGCAGATGGGGGAGCAGGAGGAGCAGATGGGGGAGCAGGAGGAGCAGATCCGGAAGCAGGAGGAGCAGATGGGGGAGCAGGAGGAGCAGATGCGGAAGCAGGAGGAGCAGATGGGGGAGCAGGAGGAGCAGATGCGGAAGCAGGAGGAGCAGATGGGGGAGCAGGAGGAGCAGatgggggagcaggaggagaagatgaGGAAGCAGGAGGACCAGATGAGGAAGCAGGAGGAGCAGATGGGGGAGCAGGAGGAGCAGATGCGGAAGCAGGTGGAGAGGCTGCAATTCAAGGAGGAGAGGCTGTGGGATGAGTATGAGAAgatgcaggaggaggaggagaagatccGGGGGCAGGTGGAGAAGAGGCGGGAGAAGAAGGAGAGGATGGGagagcaggaggagaagatgcAGGAGGAGCGGTGCTCAgagccctgcctccctccctccaaatATCCTTCTGATATGAGCCACCCTGGCAGCCTGGAGCCTGCACGAGAGGCCGGGAAGGGTTATTCCCATGACAACCGCACTGCACAGCAGATCATGCAGCTGCCCCCTGGAATGAAGAACGCCCAGGAGCGCCCAGGCTTAGGCAGCACCTCCTGCATCCCATTCTTCTATGGAGGAGACAAGAAAAAGATCAAGATCATCAATATCTAA
- the GOLGA6L7 gene encoding golgin subfamily A member 6-like protein 7 isoform X1, with translation MGLVWFSPRLLLSRETLTVFSKFSTSYLNSPWFWDQSAHHSAIFEFPDYHQWNSAGVGTGATDTKKKKINNGTNPETTTSGGCHSPEDKQQNRAQLKEENKASHQHQQALRRQLEAQDHTIRILMCQKTELETALHYSQDIARKFEEDSKDLAGRLHHSWHFAGELQRALSAEHERADRYIEELTKEREAMSLELFRNIITNEELKEKNAELQEKLRLVETEKSEIQLHIKELKRKLETDKIPLPQVQTNTLQEKMWRQEEELRDQEKLRKHKEMWRQEQRLRDQEKELREQQMRERKQQMREREEQMRKREEQMREREEQMREREEQMRKREEQMREREEQMREREEQMREREEQMREREEQMREREQQMRKREEQMREREQQMREREQQMREREEQMRKREEQMGKREEQMREWEEQMEREEQMGEQEEQMGEQEEQMRKREEQMGEQEEQMGEQEEQIRKQEEQMGEQEEQMRKQEEQMGEQEEQMRKQEEQMGEQEEQMGEQEEKMRKQEDQMRKQEEQMGEQEEQMRKQVERLQFKEERLWDEYEKMQEEEEKIRGQVEKRREKKERMGEQEEKMQEERCSEPCLPPSKYPSDMSHPGSLEPAREAGKGYSHDNRTAQQIMQLPPGMKNAQERPGLGSTSCIPFFYGGDKKKIKIINI, from the exons atgggtttggtttggttttctcccAGGCTTCTACTCTCCAGAGAGACTTTAACAGTTTTTTCTAAGTTCTCCACTTCATATTTGAATTCTCCATGGTTCTGGGACCAGAGTGCCCATCACTCAGCGATCTTTGAA TTCCCAGACTATCATCAGTGGAACAGTGCTGGTGTTGGTACTGGAGCAACCGacaccaaaaagaagaaaataaataatggcaCTAACCCTGAGACAACCACTTCTGGGGGTTGCCATTCACCTGAGGAT AAACAACAGAACCGAGCTCAGCTGAAAGAG GAAAATAAGGCAAGCCACCAACATCAGCAAGCCCTAAGGAGGCAGCTAGAG GCCCAGGATCATACCATACGAATCCTTATGTGTCAGAAAACTGAACTGGAAACAGCGCTCCATTACAGCCAGGATATTGCCAGGAAATTTGAAG AAGATTCCAAGGATCTGGCAGGCCGCCTGCATCATTCCTGGCACTTTGCAGGAGAGTTACAGCGGGCTCTCTCCGCAGAGCACGAGAGGGCGGACAGG TATATCGAGGAGTTAACAAAGGAGAGGGAAGCCATGAGTCTGGAGCTGTTCAGGAACAT CATAACCAATGAGGAGCTGAAGGAGAAAAACGCCGAACTACAAGAAAAACTTCGATTGGTAGAAACTGAAAAGTCTGAGATCCAGCTCCACATCAAGGAGCTAAAAAGGAAACTGGAGACGGACAAAATCCCGCTGCCACAG GTTCAAACCAACACTTTGCAGGAGAAgatgtggaggcaggaggaggagctaCGGGATCAGGAGAAGCTACGGAAGCACAAGGAGATGTGGAGACAGGAGCAGAGGCTGCGGGACCAGGAGAAGGAGCTGCGGGAGCAGCAGATGCGGGAGCGGAAGCAGCAGATGCGGGAGCGGGAGGAGCAGATGCGGAAGCGGGAGGAGCAGATGCGGGAGCGGGAGGAGCAGATGCGGGAGCGGGAGGAGCAGATGCGGAAGCGGGAGGAGCAGATGCGGGAGCGGGAGGAGCAGATGCGGGAGCGGGAGGAGCAGATGCGGGAGCGGGAGGAGCAGATGCGGGAGCGGGAGGAGCAGATGCGGGAGCGGGAGCAGCAGATGCGGAAGCGGGAGGAGCAGATGCGGGAGCGGGAGCAGCAGATGCGGGAGCGGGAGCAGCAGATGCGGGAGCGGGAGGAGCAGATGCGGAAGCGGGAGGAGCAGATGGGGAAGCGGGAGGAGCAGATGCGGGAGTGGGAGGAGCAGATGGAGCGGGAGGAGCAGATGGGGGAGCAGGAGGAGCAGATGGGGGAACAGGAGGAGCAGATGCGGAAGCGGGAGGAGCAGATGGGGGAGCAGGAGGAGCAGATGGGGGAGCAGGAGGAGCAGATCCGGAAGCAGGAGGAGCAGATGGGGGAGCAGGAGGAGCAGATGCGGAAGCAGGAGGAGCAGATGGGGGAGCAGGAGGAGCAGATGCGGAAGCAGGAGGAGCAGATGGGGGAGCAGGAGGAGCAGatgggggagcaggaggagaagatgaGGAAGCAGGAGGACCAGATGAGGAAGCAGGAGGAGCAGATGGGGGAGCAGGAGGAGCAGATGCGGAAGCAGGTGGAGAGGCTGCAATTCAAGGAGGAGAGGCTGTGGGATGAGTATGAGAAgatgcaggaggaggaggagaagatccGGGGGCAGGTGGAGAAGAGGCGGGAGAAGAAGGAGAGGATGGGagagcaggaggagaagatgcAGGAGGAGCGGTGCTCAgagccctgcctccctccctccaaatATCCTTCTGATATGAGCCACCCTGGCAGCCTGGAGCCTGCACGAGAGGCCGGGAAGGGTTATTCCCATGACAACCGCACTGCACAGCAGATCATGCAGCTGCCCCCTGGAATGAAGAACGCCCAGGAGCGCCCAGGCTTAGGCAGCACCTCCTGCATCCCATTCTTCTATGGAGGAGACAAGAAAAAGATCAAGATCATCAATATCTAA